A genomic window from Neoarius graeffei isolate fNeoGra1 chromosome 5, fNeoGra1.pri, whole genome shotgun sequence includes:
- the LOC132885882 gene encoding C-C chemokine receptor type 5-like, whose protein sequence is MALTDLSNATSSNNTSPSSMTNFNSTTDYYISYDNLTENLFQPCDINNVKDFSRVFLPALYSIVFIVGLIGNGLVLCILIKYHKRSNMTDVCLFNLALSDLFFLISLPFWAHYAAIADWIFGDFMCHVVTALFMLGFYGSIFFMILMTIDRYTVIVHANTSLFSKHRSVRAVIVLTLFMWALSLAASLPIIIFSKVKNETSVSKCMVIYPMGSAWRPFSYIKLNILGLIIPLSVMVFCYMRIIPILMAMKSQKKHKAVRLILVLIIVFFLFWTPYNIVIFLKFLHQLLYLHTCKWQKDLQMAMKWVEIIAFIHCCLNPIIYAFVGQKFRNLVLKILKEWFPLCFGRCTTIREFSERSSMYTRSSEISATKIM, encoded by the exons ATGGCTCTGACAGACCTGAGCAATGCAACATCCTCCAACAATACATCCCCCAGCAGCATGACAAACTTCAACAGTACAA CTGATTACTACATCTCCTATGATAACCTAACTGAGAACCTATTCCAACCCTGTGACATTAACAATGTAAAGGACTTCAGCCGAGTCTTCCTCCCTGCCCTGTACAGCATTGTCTTCATTGTGGGATTAATTGGCAATGGCCTGGTGTTGTGTATCCTGATCAAGTACCACAAAAGGTCAAATATGACAGATGTGTGCCTCTTCAACCTTGCACTTTCAGACCTCTTCTTTCTtatatcattgccattctgggccCACTATGCCGCCATCGCTGATTGGATCTTTGGGGACTTcatgtgtcatgtagtgacagcaCTCTTCATGCTAGGATTCTATGGAAGTATCTTCTTTATGATCCTCATGACCATAGACCGTTACACTGTCATTGTCCATGCCAATACTTCCCTTTTCTCCAAGCACCGGTCTGTCAGAGCTGTCATAGTGCTGACTTTGTTTATGTGGGCACTTAGCTTGGCAGCTTCTCTGCCAATCATCATTTTCTCAAAAGTGAAAAATGAAACAAGTGTATCTAAATGCATGGTGATATATCCAATGGGGTCAGCATGGAGGCCATTCTCTTACATTAAGCTGAACATCCTCGGCTTGATTATTCCTCTCTCAGTGATGGTGTTCTGCTACATGCGCATCATCCCCATCTTAATGGCCATGAAGTCTCAAAAGAAACACAAAGCTGTCAGGCTCATCCTGGTCTTGATCATTGTTTTCTTCCTCTTCTGGACACCCTACAACATCGTCATCTTCCTGAAGTTTCTGCATCAACTGCTGTACTTGCAcacctgtaagtggcaaaaggacCTGCAGATGGCTATGAAATGGGTGGAAATTATAGCGTTCATTCACTGCTGCCTCAACCCCATAATCTATGCCTTTGTGGGGCAGAAATTCAGGAATTTAGTTCTCAAGATTCTGAAAGAGTGGTTTCCTTTGTGCTTTGGTCGGTGCACAACAATCCGTGAGTTCTCAGAGAGGAGCTCTATGTACACACGCTCCTCAGAGATATCCGCCACAAAGATTATGTAA